AACCGGTTTAAGTTGTTTGTTCTATGCTCGTTCAACCAATTTATAAAGAGTGATAGCTGGGTTATATATGTCCGTTGAGTAACTGGACTCAAGGTTTTTTGCCACCACTCTGTGAGCAATGCATTATGTATAGAACGATAAAGTAATCTGACGTCTGGATGCTTATTATTTAAAGGTATGGCTTTGCCGTTTAACACCAGACGAGTTGGGGATAGTTTTATTCTTGTAGTTAAGGGAGGGAGCGTTTTATCAAACTCATCGAATGGGAGCTGTTTGGGGTGTTCATTCATGCTCAGCTCCTTTGCTCACAGGTTACCATTACGGTACGCAAGCGGATATAACGGTAGACTGTTTTGGAGCCCTCACTATGGCGAAGACGTTTCCGCACTACTTCGAGCGCAGCACTTTCTGAACGAGTTTCTTGGCCTTCAGGGTTTAGTAGCTCATCATTATATAGTTTGGTCGCAAACGAGTGACGGAGATCGTGGTAGCTAAGTAGTTGATTGATAAATGGTAATTTGTTTCTTGCTTTTCTGAACGTTGTAGTGGCCTGTTTCCTACCAATAGGAAGGCCCTTCCCTTGTGGGTCAGAACGAACGAATAATGTCGGGGCATCGTACCCAGATTCTAATACGGTAGCTGCCCGTTCAAAATCATGGTACTCCTGCATACCTTGAAGTAACTCTCGGTCAATGTAGATTTTACCAGTTCTTCCTCCCTTGGTATATTTTCCTCGAAGAGTGTATTCCCACTCCATCTTTTCTGGGCGGGACTTGAGCTCTTTAAATATGGAACGTAAGCCTTGATGGTTTCCGTAGTCATTAAGCTCAAGTCCAGTATTCTCTTCTGCTCGTAATCCAACTTCATACCCTAACTGTAGTAATAGCTTGTCACGTTTACACGGGCAAACACGTAGTAGGTCGTTGTATTCATAACTAGATACATAATTAGTCTTTAGTGGCTGGGTATCCTTTTCAGCCATGTACTGTTTGGTTTTTCGATAAATAGTTGTTGGTCGATTATTATCTTTTTCCCAAACACCTAAAGCACAGAGAAAATTGCAATATGCGGCAATTCCTGATTGATGTGCTTTGAGAGACTCAGGTGACTTTAATTGTTCTGGCAGTACCTCATTGAGGTAATGATTGAGATAGCGGGTAGTCAGATTTTCAGTGCGGTGAATGCTTAGATCTGGGTTTTTGTTTATATGTTTGAGTAATTTAAACACATGGCCAACATAATTTTCCAGTGTATTTTCTGTTATTGGCTCGGCCTTAAAAGCAGTTTCTACGTTCAGCACCTTTTTACGTGAGAGTGAGGAACCACAATTGCTGCGTTGGCCTGATGTGTGCCACCCCCAAACTTCCAGAGTTACTGCAATTTGTACCAACCACAAGCTAGGTAAGATAACAGGCTCGTAATCGTCATCATAATAAACATGTAGTCTTTGTATGTTGATACCATCGATTTCTACATCATGGTAAAGGCTTTTATACATGAGCATTTACACAGTAGTTATGTAATCTTAATAGCCTAGTATGGAGGGGGAGATTGTGCCAATAAAACCTAAAAAAATTGTCATTAAGGCTGGGGGGCTATTTTACCCGTATTGGGTGCAATTTCAGGTTCGTATAGAGCGATATCAAACATGTTGGCTCACAAGAATAATCAAAGATAGCCAGAGTATACGGTGGCAAGCTGAGTGAGTACAGTTCACCACCATTCGCTTACGCTTGATTTGCGAGTGCTTGTGCGTAGTTTTCAGCAACCGCATTCCAATTCACCACATTCCACCATGCGTTGATGTAATCAGGGCGACGGTTTTGGTAACTGATGTAGTAGGCGTGTTCCCAAACATCCAGTGCAAGAATTGGTTCCCCGTTGCTGGCGATGGTATCCATCCAAGGGTTATCTTGGTTTGAGGTCGAGATGATCTTTAGTTGTCCCTCTTCTACCACTAACCAAGCAAAGCCTGACCCGAAGGTATTGATCGCCGCTTGAGCGAACTGTTCTTGGAATGTTTCGAAATCTCCGAATGTGTTCTTGATAGCGCCGCCAAGTTCGCCAGCCGGTTCACCACCGCCGTCTTGAGACATACAGTTCCAATACAAAATATGGTTGTAGTAGCCGCCACCATTGTTACGAACGGCAGGGCTATGCTGCGAGATATTAGCGAAGATCTCGGTCAGTGATTGCTGTTCTAGTTCACTACCAGCGATAGCATTAACAAACTTATCGTAATAGGTTTTGTGGTGCTTGCTGTAATGCACTTCCATCGTTTTAGCATCAATGTAAGGTTCTAGAGCATCGTAAGCGTAGGGTAGAGCAGGAAAAGTGTGCAACATGGTAAATCCTCTGTAATTAGAGGATTTACCATAATGATAATAACAATCATTATCAACTGCGATCTTTGTGGGGGTATTACACCGGTAAGATAGGTAGAGTGATTTCGAGTTGTAATCCACCTAACTGGCTGCGGCTGGCGGTAATGGTTCCGCTGTGTTGGCGAATTGCACTTTCAGTAATGGTTAACCCAAGTCCTGTACCGCCAGAGTTACGATCACGGGCGGTTGAAACACGATAGAAAGGCCTGAAAATAGAATCTAACTCATCTTCAGGCACGCCATCGCCATTATCGTTCACACAAATTGTGAGTAGATCTTGTTGAACACTGAATTGCACATCGACGCGGTCCTTACCGTAATAGATTGCGTTACGTGTAATATTGTCTAACGCACTCATCAATAGCTTGGGGTTACCTGAGATAGAACGCTCTGGGATCTCCGAAAACGTCAGCTGTTTCCCCATCTGTTCGGCTTCAAACTGTGCGTCTTTTATAATTTCTTCCCATAAGCTCGAGATGGGCTGAACCTCACGAGTAATATGGCTGTTGACCTGCATACGAGATAACGTCAGTAGTTCACTGATCATCTGTTCTAAACGTTGCGCTTCGGTATCGATACGCTCGAGTTCTTGGCTCTCACCTTGTTTACGAATCGCCAATGCATTTGCCATGCGTAGGCGGGTCAGTGGTGAGCGGAGCTCGTGTGAGATATCAGAGAGCAGACGCTGTTGACCTGAGATCATCTGGTTCACCGCTTCGACCATTTGGTTAAAGCTTTCACCAGCTTGTCTGAATTCTGAGGTGCCTTTTTCTAATTGAGGGTCGACCTCAAATTGTCCTCTCGCTACACGTTTTGCGGCGCGTTCTAGTCTGCGAGCAGGTTGACTCAATGCCCAAGCTAACCAAAGTAATAGCGGGGTACTCGCTAACATGACGGCAAGTAAAAGTTGTAGAGGTCTATCAAATAGGCGTAACAAGAACGGCGGTGGCTGATCCCACTTAACTCCGATATACATCATCAGGTCCTCACCGGCAAGTGCGACTGGTATTGGGCCTGCTACCATGTAATGTCCATACAGCTTTTGTTTTGGCACTTTAGGGTTATCAATTGTCGTCACGAAGTTACGAATGGCTTTTACTTTGTAATCTGAATGCTTTTTAGTTGTTAACACCGAGCCTTCAAGATCGGTTAAGTAGATGCGAGGGCGTGTGTCTTTCCGGCTGCGTGGTGGGCCTTCCAATTGGAAGACAATCTTGCCCAAGTTATTTTCTTTGGCGAATCGCTTTTCGATACTTTTTGCAATACGGCTAAGTTTCGTGAAGTGTTCTTCAGGGACATCACGCGCAACTCTAGGGTCTAAATGGGGAAGCGATAGGACCGATAAAAGCACCAATAACATGGTGAACCAAAAGATAGCAAAGATACGCCCATATAAGCTGGTGATTTTAGGTATGCGCATTAATCTTCCTCTATCAATAAATAGCCACGGCCGCGTAAAGTTTTGATACGAGATTTACCGTCGTGGCGCTCTGGAATCTTCTTACGTAGATTAGAGATATGCATATCAATCGCGCGATCAAAAGCGGCGAGTCTTTTACCCAATACATCTAAGCTCAAGGCTTCTTTGGTGATCACTTGCCCCGGATTCTGGATTAAATGGCTAAGTAAGACGAACTCTGTGGTTGTAAGGTCGATGATTTGACCATTGCAGTAGGCTTCTTGTTTGCCTGGGAAGATCTCGATGTCTTGGTATTGAATGGTGTCACTGGCTGTCTTAGGCGCGGTGTTGGTTTGTGTTCGGCGCAGAATGGCTCGAATACGCGCGAGCAGCTCTCGGTCACTGAATGGTTTTGGTAAGTAATCATCAGCTCCAAGTTCAAGGCCAATCACACGATCGATTTCTTCGCCTTTTGCGGTCAGCATCAGCACGGGTGTTTCCCAATTTTCTCTCAGTTTCTTTAGTGTTTCCATACCATTAAGGCGTGGCATCATTACATCCAAAAGAACTAGATCAATCTCCTCATTGATAGCCTCAAGCCCCGTATAGCCATCATTGGCTTCGGAAACTGTAAAGCCCTCAAAGCTCAGAATATCTTTAAGTAAACAGGTTAATTCGGTGTCGTCATCAATCAGAAGAATGTTCGCCATCAGGGAGCCTTAATCGGTTAGTTAGGTTAATACTACTGCTAATTATTCGCCAGCTTTCACTCTTTACGATTCTTTACGCTTTCTAAACGTCACTTTACGAGGGAGGAACTAATCTATATCTAAGCGCTAACAAACAGACGTAACACATAACTTATTATACCGAATTGAGGCAAAGATTATGAAAATGACTAAGAAACTTGTACTAGTAGCGGCGGTACTTCCACTTATGTTCGGTGCAACCACTGCGTATGCATACGGTAGCGGCGATAAAGGCGACCACAAAGGCATGCACGGCAAATGCGGCGGCTTCGATAAGAAAGTGATGCGCCAACTCGATCTCACTGACGCACAAAAAACAGAATTGAAAGAGATGCGAGAAGCAAATCGTGCAGAGATGAAAGCAAAACGCGTTGGCAACAAAGCCGATAGAGTGGCGCAAATGAAAGCGCACCACGAAAAAGTTCAAGCCTTGGTATTGGCTGACAACTTCGATGAAGCTGCAGCGAACGACTTAGCAAGCGAAATGGTTGAAAAGCAAACTGAGCGTCGCGTGGTAATGCTGAAGAAGCAACACGAAATGATGAGTGTGCTAACGGCTGAGCAAAAAACGCAACTGAAAGAAATCCAACAAGAGCGCATGACTAAGTGTGCTGACAAAATGGAAAAACGCATGAATAAAAACAAGTAATTTATGGCTTGAAAAAGCCGGATTGAATGAAAGTATTGAGAAAGAAGCGGCCAAGTGTCGCTTTTTTTGATCCCTAAAAATGAATGTTTTACATCCTAGCTGTCATATTCAATTGATTGTTTGCAGGTTATACTTTGTGCTATCAGTCACTTTATAGCCAAATTATGAAACAAGAATACGCACGTTTAGTTACGCTCGCCGCTTGGGCAGCCACCACCATCGCTACTGTTTTATTGATAGTGAAAGTCGCAGCGTGGTGGGTGACAGGTTCAGTGAGTCTGTTGGCTTCGGTGGTGGATTCAATGCTGGATATCGCCGCTTCTGTCGTCAATCTTATTGTGGTTCGTTACTCTCTACAGCCCGCTGACAAAGAACATACCTTTGGTCATGGTAAAGCAGAATCTCTTGCCGCATTAGCACAAGCGATGTTTATTTCGGGCTCGGCCTGCTTCCTTATTCTTAATGGTATTGAACGCTTTTTTAGGCCACACGAATTGAATTCCCCGGAAATCGGTATCTATGTCAGCTTGTTCGCAATAGTGATGACCTACGGTTTAGTCAGATTTCAAAAGCACGTGGTGAAAAAAACTGGTAGCCAAGCTATTGCAGCCGATTCACTGCACTATCAGTCTGATCTCTACATGAATGCGGCCATTATGTTGGCGCTGGCATTGAGCTGGTTTGGTATTGGGCAAGCGGATTCGGTGTTCGCGATTGGTATCGGTATCTACATTCTTTATAGTGCTTATCAAATGGCAATGGAAGCCATTCAATCTTTACTGGATAGGAAGCTGCCCGATGAAGAACTGGAACAGATAAAAGAAACATCGTTGAGTGTGGAAGGCGTACTCGGTGTGCACCAGCTAAGAACGCGCCGTTCAGGGCCGATTCGATTCATTCAATTGCATTTAGAGCTTGAAGATAATATCCCACTTATTGAAGCGCATCGCATTTCTGACGAAGTAGAGGATAAGCTTATCTCCGTGTTTCCTGATGCTGATGTATTAATTCATCAAGACCCATATTCGGTCGTATTTGGCCCCGAGAAGCAGCAGAAATTTCATTCTTGGTAATAGACCGGAAAAATAGAGAGCAAATGGTAAGTGTGTGGCTTTTGAACTAAAGTGAGTAAAAATTGCTAATTCTTTGGTGATACAAAAACCACCGCATAACAATTAATGTTGATTCTGATGTGAATCAACAAAGTTATTGGTTAAAACTGTAATACTCTTACAGAAGTAGAAATGTTACATAAATTTACGCGATTTAAGTGCTATTCCTATTGAGGAAATGTAACATAAAGCACAAATATAGATTTAAAATCTTGTTGATATACGATCAGCAAGCAAAAGAATTGAATAATAGATTCCCAAAAATCGAGGGTGAGCATGATTAAGAAGATCGGTGTTTTGACCAGTGGTGGTGACGCTCCAGGCATGAACGCAGCAATTCGCGGTGTAGTTCGTACCGCGCTATCAGTTGGCATTGAAGTTTACGGCATTCACGATGGCTACCAAGGCCTTGTTGAAGACCGTATCGAAAAGCTTGACCGTTCAAGCGTATCTGACGTAATCAACCGTGGCGGAACTTTCCTTGGTTCTGCACGTTTCCCTGAATTCAAAGATGTTAAAGTTCGCGAGAAAGGCATCGAGAACCTTAAGAAGCACGGTATCGAAG
The Vibrio kanaloae genome window above contains:
- a CDS encoding tyrosine-type recombinase/integrase, which encodes MYKSLYHDVEIDGINIQRLHVYYDDDYEPVILPSLWLVQIAVTLEVWGWHTSGQRSNCGSSLSRKKVLNVETAFKAEPITENTLENYVGHVFKLLKHINKNPDLSIHRTENLTTRYLNHYLNEVLPEQLKSPESLKAHQSGIAAYCNFLCALGVWEKDNNRPTTIYRKTKQYMAEKDTQPLKTNYVSSYEYNDLLRVCPCKRDKLLLQLGYEVGLRAEENTGLELNDYGNHQGLRSIFKELKSRPEKMEWEYTLRGKYTKGGRTGKIYIDRELLQGMQEYHDFERAATVLESGYDAPTLFVRSDPQGKGLPIGRKQATTTFRKARNKLPFINQLLSYHDLRHSFATKLYNDELLNPEGQETRSESAALEVVRKRLRHSEGSKTVYRYIRLRTVMVTCEQRS
- a CDS encoding superoxide dismutase yields the protein MLHTFPALPYAYDALEPYIDAKTMEVHYSKHHKTYYDKFVNAIAGSELEQQSLTEIFANISQHSPAVRNNGGGYYNHILYWNCMSQDGGGEPAGELGGAIKNTFGDFETFQEQFAQAAINTFGSGFAWLVVEEGQLKIISTSNQDNPWMDTIASNGEPILALDVWEHAYYISYQNRRPDYINAWWNVVNWNAVAENYAQALANQA
- the cpxA gene encoding envelope stress sensor histidine kinase CpxA, translating into MRIPKITSLYGRIFAIFWFTMLLVLLSVLSLPHLDPRVARDVPEEHFTKLSRIAKSIEKRFAKENNLGKIVFQLEGPPRSRKDTRPRIYLTDLEGSVLTTKKHSDYKVKAIRNFVTTIDNPKVPKQKLYGHYMVAGPIPVALAGEDLMMYIGVKWDQPPPFLLRLFDRPLQLLLAVMLASTPLLLWLAWALSQPARRLERAAKRVARGQFEVDPQLEKGTSEFRQAGESFNQMVEAVNQMISGQQRLLSDISHELRSPLTRLRMANALAIRKQGESQELERIDTEAQRLEQMISELLTLSRMQVNSHITREVQPISSLWEEIIKDAQFEAEQMGKQLTFSEIPERSISGNPKLLMSALDNITRNAIYYGKDRVDVQFSVQQDLLTICVNDNGDGVPEDELDSIFRPFYRVSTARDRNSGGTGLGLTITESAIRQHSGTITASRSQLGGLQLEITLPILPV
- a CDS encoding response regulator, giving the protein MANILLIDDDTELTCLLKDILSFEGFTVSEANDGYTGLEAINEEIDLVLLDVMMPRLNGMETLKKLRENWETPVLMLTAKGEEIDRVIGLELGADDYLPKPFSDRELLARIRAILRRTQTNTAPKTASDTIQYQDIEIFPGKQEAYCNGQIIDLTTTEFVLLSHLIQNPGQVITKEALSLDVLGKRLAAFDRAIDMHISNLRKKIPERHDGKSRIKTLRGRGYLLIEED
- a CDS encoding CpxP family protein, whose amino-acid sequence is MKMTKKLVLVAAVLPLMFGATTAYAYGSGDKGDHKGMHGKCGGFDKKVMRQLDLTDAQKTELKEMREANRAEMKAKRVGNKADRVAQMKAHHEKVQALVLADNFDEAAANDLASEMVEKQTERRVVMLKKQHEMMSVLTAEQKTQLKEIQQERMTKCADKMEKRMNKNK
- the fieF gene encoding CDF family cation-efflux transporter FieF (FieF, a metal efflux transporter, is a member of the CDF (cation diffusion facilitator) family of transporters.) → MKQEYARLVTLAAWAATTIATVLLIVKVAAWWVTGSVSLLASVVDSMLDIAASVVNLIVVRYSLQPADKEHTFGHGKAESLAALAQAMFISGSACFLILNGIERFFRPHELNSPEIGIYVSLFAIVMTYGLVRFQKHVVKKTGSQAIAADSLHYQSDLYMNAAIMLALALSWFGIGQADSVFAIGIGIYILYSAYQMAMEAIQSLLDRKLPDEELEQIKETSLSVEGVLGVHQLRTRRSGPIRFIQLHLELEDNIPLIEAHRISDEVEDKLISVFPDADVLIHQDPYSVVFGPEKQQKFHSW